Proteins from one Planctomyces sp. SH-PL62 genomic window:
- a CDS encoding DUF5309 family protein, translating into MPLYENGPLTQFSAMNAGVLPNDVFGVAINWFVNRTPLTSRLPKLPVGSPHFLIVNDNYRPRSIALNNGAALSAGATSLVAADASVFDSGDVVQIEQEYLLVTAVDAASNTLTVARGYAGTTAAGHADAQPIFLVSNTRTGAETNVSGLSRIPQATTQYCQTVQHAYQVGGALQADSGYGSAFATPLDRDRMLAMQHVMDDFESAVYYGKGVGLTSPTSRPLMKGIQSILSTNKVTAPTNAAAYKPSDLIRDTIQACFNGGGNPSLLLVSTDFLSAFAVWGHAAMRVNAGSNVFGTPIDLFEAPFLSGISIVPAPLLRPGTAVCLSAQESRIRLKRSMIDKPRGSRGDAFEGDIIMEGAVEVDNEAHHAWVSGITAFSAA; encoded by the coding sequence ATGCCTTTGTATGAGAACGGCCCGCTGACCCAATTCTCCGCCATGAACGCCGGCGTCCTTCCGAACGACGTGTTCGGCGTGGCGATCAACTGGTTCGTCAACCGGACGCCGCTGACCTCTCGTCTGCCCAAGCTGCCGGTCGGCTCGCCCCACTTCTTGATCGTCAACGACAACTACCGGCCGCGTTCGATCGCCCTGAACAACGGCGCGGCGCTGTCGGCCGGTGCGACCAGCCTGGTCGCCGCCGACGCCTCGGTCTTCGACTCGGGTGACGTCGTCCAGATCGAGCAGGAGTACCTGCTGGTGACGGCCGTCGACGCGGCGAGCAACACCCTGACGGTTGCCCGCGGCTATGCCGGGACCACGGCCGCCGGCCACGCCGACGCGCAGCCGATCTTCCTCGTCAGCAACACGAGGACCGGCGCCGAGACCAACGTCTCGGGCCTCAGCCGCATCCCCCAGGCGACCACCCAGTACTGCCAGACCGTGCAGCACGCCTATCAGGTGGGTGGGGCCTTGCAGGCGGACTCGGGCTACGGCTCGGCCTTCGCCACCCCGCTCGACCGCGACCGGATGCTGGCCATGCAGCACGTGATGGACGACTTCGAGTCGGCCGTCTACTACGGCAAGGGCGTGGGCCTGACATCGCCGACGAGTCGCCCGCTCATGAAGGGCATCCAGTCGATCCTGTCGACCAACAAGGTGACCGCGCCCACCAACGCCGCCGCCTACAAGCCCTCCGACCTGATCCGCGACACGATCCAGGCGTGTTTCAACGGCGGCGGCAACCCGAGCCTGCTGCTGGTGAGCACGGACTTCCTCTCGGCGTTCGCCGTTTGGGGTCACGCCGCGATGCGGGTGAACGCTGGGAGCAACGTTTTCGGGACCCCGATCGACCTCTTCGAGGCTCCGTTCCTCTCCGGCATCTCGATCGTTCCGGCACCCCTGCTCCGTCCCGGCACGGCGGTCTGCCTGTCGGCCCAGGAATCCCGCATCCGGCTCAAGCGGTCGATGATCGACAAGCCGCGCGGCTCGCGGGGCGACGCCTTCGAGGGCGACATCATCATGGAAGGCGCCGTCGAGGTGGACAATGAGGCCCATCACGCCTGGGTCTCCGGGATCACCGCCTTCTCGGCCGCCTGA
- a CDS encoding fibronectin type III domain-containing protein, producing the protein MPQRSFEHWYRGSSFAAAAGSSTSSFRGLRGSLTTPAFRTASTFDEGAAGGLAAGGSAAFGLAWSATASASLGLGGASTSTLSTTREGEGGLGLGAASSANLDQIVAASGGASWGGSVGAAVGCVVVTSGGWTAGGSGVLLDPALRARSFAYWYRGRPVSNSLGPHSGGFGHVYRGMLGLPSAARLDGVAISLTGEGGLAFGGLAIVRVGATYHEAATATGSFGGAAEARRDVAFVPSGGWSIGGIGPNRVAGSAVSAGGLAAAGVSPHRLGATASAMAGATFGGRAGGFIEIAFTAVGGATVGGAATGSRSILVEATGGLAVGGVSLSPYMGYHIYINDGMGGPVDYDAPVALVWEPTWTSGPLPPGSSFRFAVRAYDAETGLVDENLDASVALILDDEGRDATRVPPAPIGLRVFPRPGGRARIEWTVAGTPASRRASHFNVYVQPDEIASYAAPTIVATAASARGDSFGVEVGGLTDAATYAVVVRAANATGEESNTRSYYFTADSAPPTQVDSLSAATSASVA; encoded by the coding sequence ATGCCGCAACGATCTTTCGAGCACTGGTATCGCGGCTCGTCGTTCGCGGCGGCCGCCGGGTCCTCGACTTCCTCCTTTCGGGGGCTCCGGGGCTCGCTGACGACCCCGGCCTTTCGCACCGCCTCGACATTCGACGAGGGGGCGGCGGGAGGGCTCGCGGCGGGAGGCTCGGCCGCGTTCGGCCTCGCGTGGTCGGCGACGGCTTCCGCGAGCCTCGGTCTGGGCGGGGCCTCGACGTCGACGCTCTCAACGACGAGGGAGGGGGAGGGGGGCCTGGGATTGGGCGCGGCCTCGTCCGCGAATCTCGACCAGATCGTCGCCGCCTCGGGCGGCGCGTCGTGGGGCGGGTCCGTCGGCGCGGCCGTCGGTTGCGTCGTCGTCACCTCGGGAGGATGGACGGCCGGCGGATCGGGCGTCCTGCTCGACCCGGCGCTGCGGGCCCGGTCGTTCGCGTACTGGTATCGCGGCCGCCCGGTCTCGAACTCCCTCGGCCCCCATTCGGGCGGCTTCGGCCACGTCTATCGAGGGATGCTGGGCCTGCCGTCGGCCGCTCGCCTCGACGGCGTCGCGATCTCGCTGACGGGTGAGGGGGGCCTGGCCTTCGGCGGCCTTGCGATCGTGAGGGTCGGGGCGACGTACCACGAAGCCGCGACCGCGACGGGGAGCTTCGGCGGCGCCGCCGAAGCTCGACGCGACGTGGCGTTCGTTCCGTCGGGAGGGTGGTCGATCGGCGGGATTGGCCCGAATCGCGTGGCGGGCTCGGCGGTCTCGGCCGGCGGGCTGGCCGCGGCGGGCGTCTCGCCCCATCGGCTCGGCGCGACGGCCTCGGCGATGGCCGGGGCGACGTTCGGCGGGAGGGCCGGGGGCTTCATCGAGATCGCCTTCACGGCGGTCGGCGGTGCGACGGTCGGCGGCGCCGCGACGGGCTCGCGGTCGATCCTCGTGGAAGCGACGGGCGGCCTGGCCGTGGGGGGCGTCTCGCTATCGCCCTACATGGGCTATCACATCTACATCAACGATGGAATGGGCGGGCCGGTCGACTACGACGCGCCGGTCGCCCTGGTTTGGGAGCCGACGTGGACGAGCGGGCCGCTGCCGCCGGGTTCGTCCTTCCGGTTCGCCGTGCGGGCCTACGACGCCGAGACTGGGCTTGTGGACGAGAACCTCGACGCCTCGGTCGCCCTGATCCTCGACGACGAAGGGCGCGACGCGACCCGGGTCCCCCCCGCGCCGATCGGCCTCCGCGTCTTCCCTCGCCCCGGGGGCCGGGCGCGAATCGAGTGGACCGTCGCCGGGACGCCGGCCTCGCGACGCGCCTCGCACTTCAACGTCTACGTTCAGCCTGACGAGATCGCGTCCTACGCCGCGCCGACGATCGTCGCGACGGCGGCCTCGGCCCGGGGCGACTCGTTCGGCGTCGAGGTCGGCGGGCTGACCGACGCCGCGACCTACGCGGTCGTCGTTCGCGCGGCGAACGCGACGGGCGAAGAATCAAACACGCGTTCATACTATTTTACGGCCGACTCCGCCCCGCCGACCCAGGTCGATTCGCTCTCCGCCGCCACCTCGGCGAGCGTGGCCTGA
- a CDS encoding glycosyltransferase family 2 protein: MTDPQRSDPRPSSPTLSVVAPLFNEEENLAELHRRLTETLAGLGLEYEIVLVDDGSADRSPGLIDELSRRDPRVVAIHLSRNFGHQPAVSAGLDFARGDAVIVVDGDLQDPPELIAPLVAKWREGFEVVYAVRRRRDESWPKRLGYHTFYRLLSAISDLEIPLDSGDFCLMDRKVVDVMTHLPERMRFIRGLRSFVGFRQVGLEYDRPARAAGAPKYTFRRLLGLAVDGLVSFSGRPLRLASYLGLAAIAVAAGLLLWIFHDAFANGQSPAGWASTAVIVLFMGSVQLLSLGIIGEYIRLIFLETKGRPTYIVRGRTRSPLRDSAEDAPRDLDS, encoded by the coding sequence ATGACCGACCCGCAGCGATCCGACCCTCGCCCCTCGTCGCCGACGCTCAGCGTGGTCGCCCCCCTCTTCAACGAGGAGGAGAACCTGGCAGAGCTGCACCGGCGGCTCACGGAGACCCTCGCCGGTCTGGGACTGGAGTACGAGATCGTCCTGGTCGACGACGGCTCCGCCGATCGCTCGCCCGGCCTGATCGACGAGCTGAGCCGCCGCGACCCCCGGGTGGTCGCGATCCACCTCAGCCGGAACTTCGGCCACCAGCCGGCCGTCTCCGCCGGCCTGGATTTCGCACGCGGGGACGCCGTGATCGTCGTCGACGGCGACCTGCAAGACCCCCCCGAACTGATCGCCCCCCTCGTCGCCAAATGGCGAGAGGGTTTCGAGGTCGTCTACGCCGTCCGTCGCCGTCGCGACGAATCGTGGCCGAAACGGCTCGGCTACCATACCTTCTACCGCCTGCTGAGCGCGATCAGCGATCTGGAGATCCCCCTGGACAGCGGCGACTTCTGCCTGATGGATCGCAAGGTCGTCGACGTCATGACGCATCTTCCCGAACGCATGCGTTTCATCCGGGGCCTTCGGTCGTTCGTCGGCTTCCGCCAGGTCGGCCTTGAATACGACCGCCCCGCACGCGCGGCGGGGGCTCCGAAATACACGTTCCGACGCCTGCTCGGCCTGGCCGTCGACGGGCTCGTCAGCTTCAGCGGCCGTCCGCTCCGGCTGGCGAGCTACCTGGGGCTGGCCGCCATCGCGGTCGCCGCCGGGCTTCTGCTCTGGATCTTCCACGACGCCTTCGCCAACGGCCAGTCCCCGGCCGGCTGGGCCAGCACCGCCGTCATCGTCCTGTTCATGGGCTCCGTGCAGCTCCTGAGCCTGGGCATCATCGGCGAGTATATCCGGCTTATTTTCCTGGAAACCAAGGGCCGACCGACTTACATCGTCCGCGGCCGGACTCGATCGCCCCTCCGCGATTCGGCCGAGGACGCCCCCCGCGACCTCGACTCCTGA
- a CDS encoding pentapeptide repeat-containing protein — MTLHTLFRRWRTGPLALVEAESRGRAVELAARAGVTLAYADLKGCEAPRCFLPGADLRGADLDAARLPGAYLRRADLRTATLVGALLAGASLRQADLRRADLRDADLRRADLRNAQFLGAKLRGVRLTGALIDGALIDWRWAGFAVELLRRDPDCRDDALRLVVELAFERDVRPYAWLRPLFRSSPRVVDWACTILGRAILPGDDAPEILRRLAADAGTAAPRSRPGPTRRRADRAALLDTCRRAERPPDRASQALIHTRSNFHPFDRSSEIRLHPGAPPMSSAHPKPRRSRTIPSSSRDLAMLRLAPIDAASLPRVHVPPAQAAGSLRVLDRSSGEEMLVYTPTFRSQFDNGHRAGRWYIRPVAGVGGVPRSIGFATAREAVEAVAADAWRLRIISPDAPADPPARHRLRVIWATPDSDN, encoded by the coding sequence ATGACTCTGCATACGTTGTTCCGTCGGTGGCGGACTGGGCCTCTCGCCCTGGTCGAGGCCGAGAGTCGCGGCCGGGCGGTCGAGCTGGCCGCGAGGGCCGGCGTGACGCTCGCCTATGCGGACCTGAAGGGGTGCGAGGCTCCCCGATGCTTCCTCCCCGGAGCCGACCTTCGGGGCGCCGACCTGGATGCCGCGAGGCTCCCCGGCGCCTACCTTCGCCGAGCCGACCTCCGCACGGCGACGCTGGTCGGCGCGCTCCTCGCCGGGGCGAGCCTCCGCCAGGCCGACCTCCGCCGCGCCGATCTTCGCGACGCCGACCTCCGCCGCGCCGACCTCCGCAACGCCCAATTCCTCGGGGCGAAGCTGCGAGGCGTCCGACTCACCGGGGCCCTGATCGACGGCGCCCTGATCGATTGGCGATGGGCCGGCTTCGCCGTGGAACTTCTCCGCCGCGATCCGGACTGCCGGGACGACGCCCTCCGACTCGTCGTCGAGCTGGCCTTCGAACGCGACGTTCGCCCCTACGCCTGGCTCCGTCCCCTCTTCCGCAGCAGCCCCCGAGTCGTCGACTGGGCCTGCACCATCCTCGGCCGCGCCATCCTCCCGGGCGACGACGCCCCCGAGATCCTCCGCCGCCTCGCCGCCGACGCCGGGACCGCCGCCCCCCGCTCACGTCCCGGCCCCACCCGACGCCGAGCCGACCGAGCGGCTCTACTGGACACGTGCCGTCGGGCTGAGAGGCCGCCGGACCGAGCCTCGCAGGCGCTAATTCACACGCGATCCAACTTTCATCCCTTTGATCGTTCATCCGAAATCCGCCTTCATCCGGGAGCGCCCCCCATGTCTTCCGCCCATCCGAAGCCGCGCCGATCCCGCACGATCCCTTCCTCGAGCCGCGACCTAGCCATGCTGAGGCTGGCGCCGATCGACGCCGCAAGCCTCCCCCGGGTCCACGTCCCTCCCGCCCAGGCGGCCGGATCCCTCCGCGTCCTCGACCGATCGAGCGGCGAGGAGATGCTCGTCTACACGCCGACCTTTCGGTCGCAGTTCGACAACGGCCACCGGGCGGGCCGTTGGTACATCAGGCCGGTCGCCGGCGTGGGGGGCGTCCCGCGTAGCATCGGTTTCGCCACCGCCCGCGAGGCCGTCGAGGCCGTCGCCGCCGACGCCTGGCGGCTGCGGATCATCTCGCCCGACGCCCCCGCCGATCCCCCCGCACGCCATCGCCTCCGCGTGATCTGGGCGACTCCCGACTCGGATAATTGA
- a CDS encoding sigma-70 family RNA polymerase sigma factor, translated as MFSSSVEVASETSPPASGRRSTAQSSAILTAEREQELAARIQAGDPKAREELIVANLRLVRSIAAEFRARNRAIDLDDLIQEGNIGLMRAVRDFDPEAHGTRFVTYASCWIRHHIQRVLAEQSSLIRFPYYVVVLRRRFEKVRAQMVEALRAAPASVDPMEPSMEEVAERMGVAPRRLKHLRNAQVDLRSYSTTSLDDDESQDDALSQLLPPESPLEIAETMERLHAAMRRLTLLEAWVLRRRYRLDDSTEEVVDEAASRVRRRGAEARRPGPRTGGRRTYRELSHEIGKPIHQLRQVERAAIVKLHEILDGAVAAEGEVLEAPANPRRHAPAPARRSA; from the coding sequence ATGTTCTCTTCGTCCGTCGAAGTCGCGTCCGAAACGTCGCCTCCCGCCTCGGGCCGCCGTTCAACCGCCCAGTCCTCGGCGATCCTGACCGCCGAGCGGGAGCAGGAACTGGCCGCAAGGATCCAGGCCGGCGACCCGAAGGCCCGCGAGGAGTTGATCGTCGCCAACCTTCGCCTGGTCCGGAGCATCGCCGCCGAGTTCCGGGCTCGGAACCGCGCGATCGACCTTGACGACTTGATTCAGGAGGGGAACATCGGTCTCATGCGGGCCGTCCGCGACTTCGACCCCGAGGCCCACGGCACCCGCTTCGTGACCTACGCCTCCTGCTGGATCCGCCACCATATCCAGCGCGTGCTGGCCGAGCAGTCCTCGCTGATCCGCTTCCCGTACTACGTCGTAGTCCTCCGTCGACGGTTCGAGAAGGTCAGGGCGCAAATGGTCGAGGCCCTTCGCGCCGCGCCGGCCTCGGTCGATCCTATGGAGCCCAGCATGGAGGAAGTGGCCGAGCGGATGGGCGTCGCGCCCCGGCGTCTGAAGCACCTGCGCAACGCCCAAGTCGACCTCCGCTCCTATTCCACGACCTCGCTCGACGACGATGAATCGCAGGACGACGCCCTCTCCCAATTGCTCCCGCCCGAGAGCCCGCTGGAAATCGCCGAGACGATGGAGCGGCTGCACGCCGCGATGCGCCGGCTGACCCTGCTGGAAGCCTGGGTCCTCCGCCGCCGCTATCGCTTGGACGATTCGACCGAGGAAGTCGTGGACGAGGCCGCGTCCCGCGTCCGGCGCCGAGGTGCCGAGGCGCGACGCCCCGGCCCCCGCACCGGAGGACGCCGGACGTACCGCGAACTCTCCCACGAAATCGGCAAGCCCATCCATCAACTCCGCCAGGTCGAACGCGCCGCCATCGTCAAACTCCACGAGATTCTCGACGGGGCCGTCGCGGCGGAGGGCGAGGTCCTGGAAGCCCCCGCAAACCCTCGCCGACACGCGCCCGCGCCGGCCCGCCGCTCTGCCTGA
- a CDS encoding phage/plasmid primase, P4 family: MLIKGFDLGVEEARSILEEWNRSCDPPWSDRELDHKLKEADKAPDDRPRGWLLTVRETPATAARPFQSNVPSAQTPFRSPPSPSPPAYQTVVIEEEDEDSEARTNPHRLARLFLARRFSHAGGMGLRFWDDGFHRWDGSSYRLVPTTELRALLAQDLAEEFGRLNRRDRERTEEEAKDSGKGRRGGRSPGPTPVTTRLVGDVVQALAGLTLVPMASCPTRPAWVETLSEPLAGAADGGGATPGEGASARWWCDLSGWPATELVAMRNALVHPPSFVTGAACMSRPNPRYFNAFALDYDFDPEAQPPRAWLAFLQDVWPDDPESVSVLQEWFGYLLTSETRLQKVLMMIGPKRSGRGTIARVLKALAGPSNVVNPTLSTLARPFGLSILIDKPVAIFPDARLSSRPDNAAIVEALLSISGEDDQAIDRKHQSAWTGKLPTRFVLISNELPRLKDSSRALSSRLILLRFTRSFYGKEDLGLLTRLQEELPGILIWALEGWRRLQLRGRFHQPASGRSLLESMDELASPVAVFLEDCCVVEPGASVPSSDLYDAWRSWCRRHGRDAVGDEQALGRDLHAAIPGLGKRRHRIGSARVVYYSGVRLGSAASADQPDFRTVA; the protein is encoded by the coding sequence GTGCTCATCAAGGGGTTCGACCTGGGTGTCGAGGAGGCCCGGTCGATCCTGGAGGAGTGGAACCGGAGCTGCGATCCGCCGTGGTCGGATCGGGAGTTGGACCACAAGCTGAAGGAGGCCGACAAGGCCCCCGACGATCGCCCCAGAGGCTGGCTGCTCACCGTTCGTGAGACGCCGGCGACCGCTGCACGCCCTTTCCAGTCCAATGTCCCGTCCGCGCAAACTCCGTTTCGGTCCCCTCCGAGCCCGAGCCCCCCCGCGTATCAGACTGTCGTGATCGAGGAGGAGGACGAGGACTCGGAGGCGAGGACGAACCCGCATCGGCTCGCGCGGTTGTTCCTCGCTCGTCGATTCTCGCATGCGGGAGGCATGGGCCTGCGTTTTTGGGACGACGGGTTTCATCGCTGGGACGGTTCGTCGTACCGCCTCGTCCCGACGACGGAATTGCGGGCGTTGCTGGCGCAAGACCTGGCGGAGGAATTCGGGCGACTGAATCGACGCGACCGCGAGCGGACCGAGGAGGAGGCGAAGGATTCGGGCAAGGGGCGACGGGGGGGGCGGTCTCCCGGCCCCACACCGGTGACCACCCGCCTGGTGGGAGACGTGGTTCAGGCACTGGCGGGGCTCACGCTCGTCCCGATGGCTTCCTGTCCGACGCGCCCGGCCTGGGTCGAGACTCTCTCCGAACCCCTGGCGGGGGCGGCTGACGGCGGGGGGGCGACCCCGGGCGAGGGAGCTTCCGCGCGCTGGTGGTGCGACCTCTCGGGCTGGCCGGCGACCGAGCTCGTCGCCATGCGCAACGCGCTGGTGCATCCCCCCTCGTTCGTCACGGGCGCCGCGTGCATGTCGCGGCCGAATCCCCGCTATTTCAACGCATTCGCCCTGGACTACGACTTCGATCCCGAAGCCCAGCCCCCCCGCGCCTGGCTCGCCTTTCTGCAAGACGTGTGGCCCGACGACCCGGAGAGCGTTTCGGTTTTGCAGGAATGGTTCGGCTACTTGCTGACCTCGGAGACTCGCCTCCAGAAGGTGCTGATGATGATCGGACCGAAGCGATCGGGGCGGGGGACGATCGCGCGCGTCCTCAAGGCGCTGGCGGGGCCGAGCAATGTGGTGAACCCGACGCTCTCGACGCTGGCCCGACCGTTCGGGCTTTCGATCCTGATCGACAAACCGGTGGCGATCTTCCCGGATGCTCGGCTGTCGAGCCGGCCGGACAACGCGGCGATCGTCGAGGCCCTGCTGTCGATCAGCGGCGAGGACGACCAGGCGATCGACCGCAAGCACCAGTCTGCATGGACGGGGAAACTGCCGACGCGGTTCGTTCTGATCTCGAACGAACTCCCCCGTTTGAAGGATTCCAGCCGCGCCCTTTCCAGCCGATTGATCCTGCTGCGGTTCACCCGTTCCTTCTATGGCAAGGAAGATCTGGGACTCCTGACCAGGCTCCAGGAGGAACTGCCGGGGATCCTGATCTGGGCCCTGGAAGGCTGGCGCAGGCTCCAGCTTCGGGGTCGGTTCCACCAGCCGGCTTCGGGCCGATCGCTGCTGGAATCGATGGATGAGTTGGCGAGCCCGGTCGCCGTGTTCCTGGAGGACTGCTGCGTGGTCGAGCCCGGGGCATCGGTCCCTTCGTCCGACCTCTACGACGCCTGGCGCTCCTGGTGCCGCCGCCACGGCCGCGACGCGGTGGGCGACGAGCAGGCCCTAGGGCGCGACCTTCACGCGGCCATCCCCGGGCTGGGCAAGCGTCGACATCGCATAGGTTCGGCTCGGGTCGTTTATTATAGCGGCGTCCGGCTGGGGTCCGCGGCTTCGGCGGATCAGCCGGATTTCAGGACGGTCGCCTGA
- a CDS encoding PEP-CTERM sorting domain-containing protein: MKDGMARFATALLITIAGAGLAQGGSISITDSASCPHAMIPGEPRAGLFDLEPSLTLPDAVEASETIDVYELATASTSVDMANPEPFQVPEPSSMSLFGIGLTGLITLRRFRRYFS, from the coding sequence ATGAAGGATGGAATGGCCCGGTTCGCGACCGCTCTACTCATCACGATCGCCGGGGCCGGCCTGGCACAGGGAGGTTCGATCTCGATCACCGACTCCGCGTCGTGCCCGCACGCGATGATTCCGGGCGAGCCCCGGGCCGGCCTGTTCGACCTTGAGCCGAGCCTTACGCTCCCAGACGCCGTCGAAGCGTCGGAAACTATTGATGTGTATGAACTAGCAACGGCGTCCACCTCGGTCGACATGGCCAATCCGGAGCCGTTCCAGGTCCCCGAGCCATCTTCGATGAGCCTGTTCGGGATCGGGCTCACCGGCCTGATCACGCTCCGGCGATTCCGCCGATACTTCTCCTGA
- a CDS encoding carboxypeptidase M32 encodes MASPSSDSRALYEELLKSSRELGLLGSCAAVLGWDEQTYMPPGASSLRGDQMALLAGIQHDRGTDPRLGELLENLHDSSLAAELDSIESANVRQLRRDYARRIKLPRALVEDLARTTSLAQQEWVGAKHASDFARFRPWLDRVLALKRQESACLLECLEDRRDGLGNEQGSEGAATIYDPLLDEYEQGARTARLRVVFGDLRESLSPFVKQIAEAGGMRNPGESVLRRRFPIDRQRVLAESAAAALGFDFQRGRLDVTEHPFCTGIGSGDVRVTTKYDERRFDDAFFSVLHEVGHGLYEQGLPTESWGTPAGESVSLGVHESQSRLWENFVGRSRSFWSYWFPVAHRTFHDALHDVTLEQFLGEINRVEPSLIRIQADEVTYNLHVLIRFDLELALLSGDLATADLPEAWNAKYAETLGVTPANDAEGCLQDVHWAAGLIGYFPTYTLGNIYAAQLYARATADLPGLEAGFARGESADLLAWLRDKIHRQGRRYAPTDLIERAVGGPIDAAPLMAHLRRKYGELYGLSSSPAPGDGPGASQPR; translated from the coding sequence ATGGCTTCTCCGTCCTCCGACTCGCGGGCGCTCTACGAAGAACTCCTGAAATCGTCCCGAGAACTGGGACTTCTGGGCTCCTGCGCCGCAGTCCTCGGCTGGGACGAGCAGACCTACATGCCCCCCGGCGCATCGTCGTTGCGAGGGGACCAGATGGCCCTCCTGGCCGGAATCCAGCATGATCGCGGCACTGATCCGCGGCTGGGCGAACTCCTGGAAAATCTTCACGACAGCTCCCTGGCCGCCGAACTGGACTCGATCGAATCCGCCAATGTCCGCCAGCTTCGGCGAGATTACGCCCGCCGGATCAAGCTCCCGCGCGCCCTAGTGGAAGACCTGGCTCGGACCACGTCGCTGGCCCAGCAGGAATGGGTGGGTGCGAAACACGCATCGGACTTCGCCCGCTTCCGCCCCTGGCTTGATCGGGTTCTGGCGCTGAAGCGGCAAGAGTCGGCCTGCCTGCTCGAGTGCCTCGAAGACAGGCGAGACGGCCTGGGAAACGAGCAAGGCTCCGAGGGAGCGGCGACGATCTACGATCCGCTTCTTGACGAGTACGAGCAAGGCGCGAGAACTGCCAGATTACGCGTCGTCTTCGGCGACCTTCGCGAATCGCTCTCCCCATTCGTCAAGCAGATCGCCGAGGCCGGCGGGATGCGGAATCCGGGCGAGTCCGTGCTCCGCCGACGCTTCCCGATCGACCGCCAGAGAGTCCTGGCCGAATCGGCTGCTGCGGCTCTCGGGTTTGATTTCCAGCGGGGACGGCTCGACGTCACCGAGCACCCGTTCTGCACGGGGATCGGCTCGGGGGATGTCCGCGTCACGACCAAGTACGACGAACGGCGGTTCGACGACGCGTTCTTCAGCGTCCTGCACGAGGTCGGCCACGGCCTCTACGAGCAGGGCCTTCCTACCGAGTCCTGGGGAACTCCGGCGGGCGAGTCGGTTTCTTTAGGCGTCCACGAATCACAATCCCGTTTATGGGAGAATTTCGTGGGTCGGAGCCGATCGTTCTGGAGCTATTGGTTTCCGGTCGCCCACCGCACATTCCACGATGCGCTCCACGACGTCACGCTCGAACAGTTCCTCGGCGAGATCAACCGGGTGGAGCCGTCGCTGATCCGCATCCAGGCCGATGAGGTGACGTACAATCTTCACGTGCTCATTCGTTTCGATCTGGAGCTGGCGCTCCTGAGCGGCGACCTGGCGACTGCCGACCTGCCCGAAGCCTGGAACGCGAAGTATGCGGAGACGCTGGGCGTCACGCCCGCGAACGACGCCGAGGGCTGCCTGCAGGACGTCCACTGGGCCGCCGGGCTGATCGGCTACTTCCCGACCTACACCCTGGGGAACATCTACGCCGCGCAGCTTTACGCCAGGGCGACGGCCGATCTTCCGGGTCTCGAAGCGGGCTTCGCTCGAGGCGAGTCCGCCGACCTCCTGGCGTGGCTCCGCGACAAGATCCATCGTCAGGGTCGGCGATACGCCCCGACGGACCTGATCGAGCGAGCCGTCGGCGGCCCCATCGACGCCGCCCCCCTGATGGCGCACCTCCGCCGGAAATACGGCGAGCTCTACGGGCTGTCATCCAGCCCGGCGCCCGGCGATGGACCCGGCGCGTCCCAACCGCGATGA